Proteins encoded within one genomic window of Bermanella sp. WJH001:
- a CDS encoding DUF3450 domain-containing protein, which yields MATLLTGQFAYSANELDQSMSAAKENQSAGAASQQKVDALYEAKREALQVMRVTQAEIDQLSVYNRQLREIIKNQDIQISSLNKQINDIESTQQGIMPLMERMINGLETFISLDLPFLIDEREQRISALRSLLLASDITVSEKFRRVLEAYQIEIEYGRTIEAYRGENTQGETVDFLRIGRSALMSISLDGNASQAWNNHNKQWEDLNGAYARSISQGVSIARKQAAPSLLELPLQPVMEAK from the coding sequence ATGGCAACATTATTGACGGGGCAATTTGCATATTCTGCGAATGAATTAGACCAGTCAATGTCAGCCGCCAAGGAAAATCAAAGCGCAGGCGCAGCATCACAACAAAAAGTTGATGCACTTTATGAAGCTAAGCGTGAAGCACTTCAGGTGATGCGAGTCACTCAGGCTGAGATTGATCAGCTAAGCGTTTACAATCGTCAGTTACGCGAGATTATTAAGAACCAAGACATTCAAATAAGCTCTCTTAATAAGCAAATAAATGATATAGAAAGCACTCAACAAGGGATCATGCCCTTAATGGAAAGAATGATAAATGGACTAGAAACATTTATTTCTCTGGATCTACCATTTCTAATAGATGAGCGTGAGCAGCGAATTTCTGCTCTTAGATCTTTACTGCTTGCTTCAGATATTACAGTCAGCGAAAAATTTAGACGCGTACTTGAAGCTTATCAAATCGAGATTGAGTATGGCCGCACAATCGAAGCCTATCGAGGTGAAAATACACAAGGCGAAACAGTGGATTTTTTAAGGATTGGCAGAAGTGCACTTATGAGTATTTCTCTTGATGGAAACGCCTCGCAAGCTTGGAACAATCATAACAAACAGTGGGAAGATTTAAATGGGGCTTATGCTAGATCCATTTCACAAGGTGTGAGTATTGCACGCAAACAAGCAGCCCCTTCACTACTTGAACTTCCTCTTCAGCCTGTGATGGAGGCTAAATAA
- a CDS encoding MotA/TolQ/ExbB proton channel family protein — translation MKKIIIHSLLMLVCSYSFAKTESTEQQPPKNIQSLQQLLEQVKEDGLKERSIHQEREQVFLQDASEQKKALAKSKSELKEIKQETKRLKSTFDDNEESLASLEEELRKRMGNLGEMFGVVRQVSQDIASIRENSLLANELGARSEILDQLSESKALPSIPELEKLWYEMQLHMTKQGETKQYKSTYLNQQGQKVEGNINHIGPFVAFYEDGFLSYDTQTQLFLALNKQPGEAGLIQPFLSSAENFEKMVIDPTRGTLLSIGSQSPSIIDRIHQGGLIGYIILLLAMSGFVYAIFLLIQRLKMQSKMKLQLSNPGKIDTGNPLGRVLSVYQDEKTDKDLETLEMKLDEAVLKELPELEKGLSIVKLLAAVAPLLGLLGTVTGMIATFQSITLFGTGDPKLMAGGISQALITTVLGLVAAIPLLFMHNILNGRSKEMIQILDQQAAGIIAVQAQKRS, via the coding sequence ATGAAAAAAATAATTATTCATAGTCTTCTGATGTTGGTGTGCTCCTATTCATTTGCAAAAACTGAAAGCACTGAGCAGCAACCACCGAAAAACATTCAAAGTTTGCAGCAATTGCTTGAGCAAGTTAAAGAGGATGGCTTAAAAGAGCGATCTATTCATCAAGAGCGTGAACAGGTTTTTCTACAAGACGCCTCAGAGCAAAAAAAAGCTCTTGCTAAAAGCAAATCAGAACTTAAAGAAATAAAACAAGAAACGAAACGATTAAAAAGTACATTTGATGACAATGAAGAAAGTCTCGCCTCACTAGAAGAAGAGTTGCGCAAGCGCATGGGTAACCTAGGTGAAATGTTTGGTGTTGTGCGTCAAGTTTCACAAGATATTGCCTCGATACGAGAGAACTCTCTCCTTGCTAATGAGCTTGGTGCTCGCTCAGAAATACTCGATCAATTATCTGAAAGTAAGGCATTGCCAAGCATACCTGAGCTGGAAAAGTTATGGTATGAAATGCAGCTCCATATGACGAAGCAAGGTGAAACCAAACAATATAAAAGCACCTACCTGAATCAACAGGGTCAAAAAGTTGAGGGAAACATAAACCATATAGGTCCGTTTGTTGCTTTTTATGAAGATGGTTTCTTAAGTTACGACACTCAAACTCAATTGTTTTTAGCGCTAAATAAACAGCCTGGTGAAGCAGGGCTGATCCAGCCTTTCCTATCATCCGCTGAAAACTTTGAAAAGATGGTTATCGACCCAACAAGAGGGACGTTGTTAAGTATAGGCAGTCAAAGCCCTAGTATTATTGATCGAATTCATCAGGGTGGCCTGATTGGCTATATCATTTTATTGCTAGCAATGAGTGGCTTTGTTTATGCAATCTTTTTATTGATTCAACGCTTAAAGATGCAAAGCAAAATGAAATTGCAGTTATCCAATCCTGGTAAGATTGATACTGGCAATCCTTTAGGTCGTGTTTTATCGGTATATCAAGATGAGAAAACCGATAAGGACCTAGAAACACTTGAAATGAAACTGGACGAGGCGGTTTTAAAAGAACTACCAGAATTAGAAAAAGGATTATCGATCGTTAAGTTGTTAGCCGCTGTTGCACCATTATTAGGTTTGCTTGGTACCGTTACAGGAATGATTGCGACTTTTCAATCTATCACCCTTTTTGGAACGGGAGATCCTAAATTAATGGCAGGGGGGATTTCGCAAGCATTAATAACAACAGTACTTGGTCTTGTGGCAGCCATACCGCTGTTATTCATGCATAACATACTCAATGGCCGTAGCAAGGAAATGATTCAGATTCTAGATCAGCAGGCTGCCGGCATTATTGCTGTACAGGCGCAAAAGAGATCTTAA
- a CDS encoding MotA/TolQ/ExbB proton channel family protein, translating to MFADVSGFLASGGPVLYGILVISIVLWILIIDRYWFFARDSQKLCATYQKRWHELSCHDSWNAHKIRSLIISKVAIEFDRYRALITLLVVICPLMGLLGTVTGMISVFDVMAVTGTGNARAMASGISMATVPTMAGMVVSLIGLYFKTRFDSMAKKQLDIFKDRLLK from the coding sequence ATGTTTGCAGATGTGTCTGGTTTTTTAGCAAGCGGCGGACCTGTTCTCTACGGAATATTAGTAATCTCTATTGTGCTTTGGATTTTGATTATTGATCGTTATTGGTTCTTCGCTAGAGACTCTCAAAAACTCTGCGCGACTTACCAAAAAAGATGGCATGAACTTTCATGCCATGACAGCTGGAACGCTCATAAAATCAGAAGTTTAATTATTTCTAAAGTGGCTATCGAATTTGATCGTTATCGCGCCTTAATTACACTATTGGTGGTAATTTGTCCTTTAATGGGGCTGCTTGGTACTGTAACGGGGATGATTAGTGTTTTTGATGTGATGGCTGTAACCGGCACCGGAAACGCTAGGGCGATGGCCTCGGGTATATCAATGGCAACAGTACCAACAATGGCCGGTATGGTGGTTTCTTTAATTGGTTTATATTTCAAAACTCGATTCGATAGTATGGCTAAAAAGCAGTTGGATATTTTCAAAGACCGACTACTTAAGTAA
- a CDS encoding biopolymer transporter ExbD, which translates to MRKQHASLDSEESAIDMTPMLDIVFIMLIFFIVTTSFVKESGVTVSRPSAQTAAEDKKGNIMVAIKPNGEIWIDKRAVDVRSVRANIEKLKAESPESGVVIQADTDARTGILVQVMDQIRLAGVTNISIAADPGV; encoded by the coding sequence ATGAGAAAACAACATGCAAGTTTGGATTCTGAAGAATCCGCAATTGATATGACACCCATGTTGGATATTGTATTCATCATGCTGATTTTCTTTATTGTTACCACTTCATTTGTAAAAGAAAGTGGGGTCACCGTGAGTCGCCCTTCGGCACAAACTGCTGCAGAAGATAAAAAAGGCAATATCATGGTTGCGATAAAACCAAATGGTGAAATATGGATAGATAAGCGTGCAGTGGATGTCCGCTCTGTACGTGCAAACATCGAAAAGTTAAAAGCTGAAAGCCCTGAAAGCGGCGTTGTCATACAAGCAGATACCGATGCTCGCACTGGAATATTGGTGCAGGTTATGGATCAAATTAGATTGGCAGGAGTAACCAATATTTCAATTGCTGCTGATCCAGGTGTGTAA
- a CDS encoding energy transducer TonB produces MRLLYITPIGLLLAISVFWLMQWMIAPQGAQLNREDNIAMVDFIRSLKDSNSDKKVRNPKEPPKPKTPPMLDTPKIQQASVKQMELNMPDISTSLSSFKGQGVGSMLSGYGFGDSDVIPLVQVEPKYPSQALSRKIEGYVVVRLQVTKEGSVSEVQVIDANPKGVFEREAIRAAWRYKFKPKLVDGKPVEQVATLPFEFNLEK; encoded by the coding sequence ATGCGTTTACTCTACATAACACCAATAGGTTTATTGTTAGCAATCTCTGTATTTTGGTTAATGCAATGGATGATTGCACCTCAAGGTGCACAATTAAATCGCGAAGATAATATTGCAATGGTGGACTTTATTCGAAGCCTAAAAGACAGCAATAGTGATAAAAAAGTAAGAAACCCTAAAGAGCCCCCAAAACCCAAAACTCCCCCAATGCTCGACACGCCTAAAATCCAACAGGCAAGTGTAAAGCAAATGGAGTTAAACATGCCTGATATATCTACATCATTGTCGAGTTTCAAAGGGCAGGGAGTGGGTAGCATGTTATCTGGTTATGGTTTTGGTGATAGCGATGTTATCCCGCTTGTGCAGGTTGAACCTAAATACCCATCCCAAGCGTTATCACGAAAAATAGAAGGTTATGTGGTTGTCCGCTTACAGGTAACAAAAGAAGGTTCGGTTAGCGAAGTCCAAGTCATTGATGCAAATCCAAAGGGTGTGTTTGAGCGTGAGGCAATTAGAGCTGCATGGCGTTACAAGTTCAAACCAAAGTTAGTAGACGGAAAACCGGTTGAGCAAGTTGCCACATTGCCGTTTGAATTTAACTTAGAGAAATAA
- the xthA gene encoding exodeoxyribonuclease III: protein MKIVSFNVNGIRARMHQLEAIKQNLKADVLGLQEVKAMPDQLPLAEIEALGWHTEVHSQKAHYGVATLSVEKPLTVQKGFPSDDDESQKRFIHTGHQTPNGEILHIINGYFPQGENRSHETKFPAKQKYYADLLMYLDTNFTANDNIIVMGDINVAPIDQDIGIGEANAKRWLKTGKCAFLPEEREWVQTLLDWGLTDSYRLLNPAINDRFSWFDYRSKGFEDTPKRGLRIDLIMISKPLIERLVNAGIDYDTRAMEKPSDHAPIFIELDY from the coding sequence ATGAAAATTGTCTCATTTAACGTAAATGGCATACGTGCTCGTATGCATCAGCTTGAAGCTATCAAGCAAAACCTAAAAGCAGACGTGCTTGGCTTGCAAGAAGTTAAGGCCATGCCTGATCAGCTTCCCCTAGCAGAAATTGAAGCTTTGGGTTGGCATACAGAGGTACATAGTCAAAAAGCTCACTATGGCGTGGCGACTTTATCAGTTGAAAAACCACTTACGGTTCAAAAAGGCTTTCCAAGTGATGATGATGAATCACAAAAACGATTCATTCACACTGGTCACCAGACTCCAAATGGTGAAATCTTACATATTATTAATGGTTACTTTCCTCAAGGTGAAAACCGTAGCCATGAAACTAAGTTCCCAGCTAAACAAAAGTATTATGCTGATTTATTAATGTATCTAGATACCAACTTTACTGCTAACGATAACATTATTGTCATGGGCGATATCAATGTTGCACCAATTGATCAAGATATTGGAATTGGTGAAGCCAATGCAAAACGTTGGCTTAAAACAGGCAAGTGTGCGTTTTTACCGGAGGAGCGTGAATGGGTTCAAACTTTATTAGATTGGGGACTTACAGACAGTTATCGTCTATTGAATCCAGCAATAAACGATCGATTCAGCTGGTTTGATTATCGAAGCAAAGGGTTTGAAGATACCCCTAAAAGAGGATTAAGAATTGATTTAATCATGATAAGCAAGCCGCTCATTGAGCGACTTGTCAATGCAGGTATTGATTATGATACAAGAGCCATGGAAAAGCCCAGTGATCATGCCCCCATATTCATTGAGTTAGATTATTAA
- a CDS encoding DUF350 domain-containing protein produces the protein MTWLVSDPSYAMFLLIDFIAIFTLVAAMRWISRFIVKPVDQHSEASNIETACAVIALMLALTGVTSGAFSLTLFDEWLLVSVYGVLAIGLLRLGALIQDKLILPTLNLSSATQHGNITAAYITGAHLIGTAIVIRATMEWSSQDENLGINELLLGFVLSQLLLAIETRLRLIWTSGGLLKSIKDSNRASIIKAAMQHIGAALAISSSAYFATDLDTQWQLAVVAWFVSSIVFLLAYLALAELCVRIILPKDEAYEGGRAVLEGAIYLGWGFILPALAS, from the coding sequence ATGACTTGGCTGGTTTCCGACCCTTCTTACGCTATGTTTTTATTGATTGATTTCATTGCGATATTCACTCTAGTTGCCGCCATGCGTTGGATTAGTCGCTTTATTGTGAAGCCTGTTGACCAACATTCTGAGGCAAGCAATATCGAAACAGCCTGTGCTGTGATTGCATTGATGCTGGCTTTAACAGGTGTTACATCTGGTGCGTTTAGCTTGACCTTGTTTGATGAGTGGTTGCTGGTAAGTGTTTATGGTGTACTCGCTATTGGGCTTTTACGTTTGGGTGCCTTGATTCAAGATAAATTAATACTGCCAACACTGAATCTTTCGAGTGCCACACAACATGGAAATATAACGGCAGCGTATATAACAGGTGCTCATTTAATTGGTACCGCTATTGTAATTAGAGCTACGATGGAATGGTCATCGCAAGATGAAAATTTAGGCATAAATGAATTATTACTGGGCTTTGTGTTGTCTCAGTTATTGCTGGCCATTGAGACCCGCTTACGTCTTATATGGACATCAGGAGGGCTACTTAAGTCAATTAAAGACTCTAACAGAGCATCTATCATAAAGGCGGCTATGCAGCACATAGGCGCAGCACTGGCCATTAGCAGTAGTGCTTACTTTGCAACCGATCTAGACACACAATGGCAACTTGCGGTTGTTGCATGGTTTGTAAGTTCTATTGTTTTTTTATTGGCGTACTTAGCACTGGCGGAATTATGCGTAAGAATTATTCTGCCCAAAGATGAGGCTTATGAAGGCGGGCGAGCCGTTTTAGAAGGCGCCATTTATTTAGGCTGGGGGTTTATACTACCTGCTCTTGCTAGCTAA
- the thiI gene encoding tRNA uracil 4-sulfurtransferase ThiI encodes MKFVIKLFPEITIKSKPVRKRFIVQLRRNIKDTLKHFDIDAHVQGQWDSIEIVIQDDSLEMEVRKYLKRIPGIAKILTVKEHNFETFDDIFAIAKSIYAEEIKGKTFCVRIKRTGQHDFKSVDAERYVGGGLMQHCEAKAVDLKNPEYTVQMEIRGQRLHTISAVDKGLGGYPMGCLDGVLSLVSGGFDSNIASYLMSRRGLQTHFLFFNLGGSAHEIGVKQVAHYLWETYAVSHGVKFVTVPFEGVVSEILEKVDNSQMGVILKRMMLRAGSHVAKELNIDAMVTGESIAQVSSQTLRNLTVIDSVTDTLVLRPLIAMDKPDIIDLSREIGVYDFAASMPEYCGVISVKPTTRAKPEKIEAEENNFDFSVLDDAIANAQIEKIQNVLRSSEGVTEVDLVKVPAANDLVVDIRHPQEEESSPLHLTNNEIIKLPFYQLLTNIDQLPKDRNILLYCAKGTMSQLHAEQLKQNGLENVKVFKP; translated from the coding sequence ATGAAATTTGTTATTAAGCTTTTCCCTGAAATTACCATCAAATCAAAGCCTGTTCGTAAGCGCTTTATTGTTCAATTACGTCGCAACATCAAGGATACCCTAAAGCATTTTGATATTGATGCTCATGTTCAGGGGCAATGGGATAGCATCGAGATAGTTATTCAAGATGACTCACTTGAAATGGAAGTGCGTAAATACCTAAAGCGCATTCCAGGCATAGCCAAGATTTTAACGGTTAAAGAGCATAACTTCGAAACCTTTGATGATATTTTTGCGATTGCTAAATCCATCTACGCTGAAGAAATAAAAGGCAAAACCTTTTGTGTTCGCATTAAACGCACGGGCCAACATGACTTTAAATCGGTTGATGCAGAGCGTTATGTTGGCGGTGGATTAATGCAGCATTGTGAAGCTAAAGCTGTGGATCTTAAAAACCCTGAATACACGGTACAAATGGAGATACGCGGACAGCGACTTCATACTATTTCCGCTGTTGATAAAGGTTTGGGCGGCTACCCTATGGGCTGTCTTGATGGTGTTTTATCGTTAGTTTCTGGAGGGTTTGATTCCAATATTGCCAGTTACTTAATGTCACGCCGGGGATTACAAACACACTTTTTATTTTTTAACTTAGGTGGAAGCGCCCACGAAATTGGCGTTAAGCAAGTTGCACATTATTTATGGGAAACCTATGCCGTATCCCATGGTGTGAAGTTTGTAACCGTACCCTTTGAAGGGGTGGTTAGTGAGATTTTAGAAAAAGTAGATAACTCACAAATGGGCGTAATTCTTAAGCGCATGATGCTAAGAGCAGGCAGTCACGTTGCTAAAGAATTAAACATTGATGCAATGGTTACCGGTGAAAGTATTGCTCAGGTATCCAGTCAAACTTTACGAAACCTGACGGTTATCGATTCTGTAACGGATACACTTGTATTGCGTCCACTAATTGCAATGGATAAACCAGATATTATCGATTTATCGCGTGAGATCGGTGTATATGATTTTGCTGCAAGCATGCCTGAATATTGTGGTGTGATTTCAGTAAAACCCACAACACGAGCAAAACCAGAAAAAATTGAAGCTGAAGAAAATAATTTTGATTTTTCAGTATTGGATGATGCTATTGCAAATGCTCAAATTGAAAAAATACAAAATGTATTAAGAAGTTCAGAAGGTGTGACAGAAGTTGACTTGGTTAAAGTGCCTGCAGCGAATGACTTAGTGGTTGATATTCGTCATCCCCAAGAAGAAGAGTCAAGTCCGCTTCATTTAACCAATAATGAAATTATTAAACTCCCCTTCTATCAACTTCTTACAAATATTGATCAACTGCCTAAAGATCGCAATATATTACTCTATTGCGCTAAAGGCACCATGAGTCAATTGCATGCCGAGCAGTTAAAACAAAACGGCTTAGAAAACGTTAAGGTATTTAAACCTTAA
- a CDS encoding site-specific integrase — MKNEAIPYPIFDNLQFLPDAFKYSPKEIAAHLSDAQQQDYFYGVRYLLSYKGSTATFNSYRREVERLLQWLWQVKQFTLCDVKREHIEEFMEFCISPPLHWIGNKNVARFKSKQGERVGNNEWRPFVSGSNKATGERVSANAYSLSQKAIQSSFAILSSFFNFLIQEEYISANPVTLVRQRSRFIQKSQNQEPVRRISNYQWDEVIRVAEALALKDPVQHERTLFILNCLLGMYLRISELVADERSIPVMGDFRPDRDRNWWFHVVGKGNKSRIITVSNGMLDALKRYRTHLGLSALPYLGEQTPLVPKSHGNGPVTSTRQIRNLVQVCFNQAYDNLVKAGQESEAMELKVATVHWLRHTGISEDVKIRPREHVKEDAGHSSMATTDKYIDSELRERHASAINKKIRREPEEL; from the coding sequence ATGAAAAACGAAGCTATACCTTATCCTATATTTGATAATCTTCAGTTTTTGCCTGATGCATTTAAATACAGCCCAAAAGAGATCGCGGCTCATTTAAGTGATGCGCAGCAACAAGATTATTTTTATGGTGTAAGGTATTTGCTTAGCTATAAAGGCAGTACCGCCACATTTAATTCTTACCGCCGTGAGGTTGAGCGATTACTGCAGTGGCTTTGGCAAGTTAAGCAATTTACCTTATGTGATGTTAAGCGCGAGCATATTGAAGAGTTTATGGAGTTTTGTATTTCTCCACCTCTTCATTGGATTGGCAATAAAAATGTGGCTCGCTTTAAGTCAAAGCAAGGTGAGCGTGTTGGCAATAATGAATGGCGCCCATTTGTGAGCGGCTCGAATAAAGCGACTGGCGAAAGAGTTTCGGCTAATGCTTATTCTTTGTCTCAAAAAGCGATTCAATCATCCTTCGCGATTTTAAGTTCTTTTTTTAACTTTCTCATTCAAGAAGAGTACATTTCAGCTAATCCTGTCACATTAGTGCGACAGCGCAGTCGTTTTATTCAAAAATCACAAAATCAAGAGCCTGTAAGGCGCATTAGCAACTACCAATGGGATGAAGTCATTCGTGTTGCTGAAGCTCTAGCATTAAAAGATCCTGTCCAGCATGAGCGCACATTATTTATTTTAAATTGCCTTCTAGGGATGTATTTGCGTATTTCAGAATTAGTAGCCGATGAGCGCTCTATTCCTGTTATGGGTGATTTTAGGCCTGATAGGGATCGAAATTGGTGGTTTCATGTCGTGGGTAAAGGGAATAAAAGTAGAATTATCACTGTTTCTAACGGCATGCTGGATGCTTTGAAACGTTACCGAACACACCTGGGTCTCTCTGCCCTGCCGTATTTGGGAGAGCAAACCCCTTTGGTTCCTAAAAGTCATGGTAATGGACCGGTGACCAGTACTCGACAAATCCGAAACTTGGTGCAGGTCTGTTTTAATCAGGCCTATGATAACCTAGTAAAAGCTGGTCAAGAGAGTGAAGCTATGGAGCTAAAGGTAGCAACGGTCCACTGGCTTCGTCATACCGGCATTTCTGAGGATGTGAAGATACGCCCCCGTGAGCACGTAAAAGAAGATGCAGGCCACTCGAGTATGGCGACAACAGATAAGTATATTGACTCAGAGCTACGCGAGCGTCACGCAAGTGCGATTAACAAGAAGATTCGCCGTGAACCTGAAGAGTTATAA
- the pyrC gene encoding dihydroorotase codes for MTDQLVISRPDDWHLHLRDGDALQYTVPATAKVMSRAIIMPNLKPPVMDGAQALAYRERILAHSKGYPQFNPLMVLYLTDNTTPELIAEAAKTGHVVAAKLYPAGATTNSDSGVTDLAKLEDIAHALADNNMPLLVHGEVTDNHVDIFDREKAFLDEILAPLVAKVPKLRLVVEHITTKDSADFVKSQGDNVGATITVQHLAFNRNHMLVGGIRPHLFCLPILKRNVHQQALQDAVSSGHNRFFLGTDSAPHARSAKENACGCAGCFSAYAAIELYAEIFEDLGALDKLEAFSSFNGPDFYQMPRNQDKITLIKESWIAPETMDFAGDVIVPLRAGETLKWKVKS; via the coding sequence ATGACTGATCAACTTGTCATTTCCCGCCCTGATGACTGGCATTTACATTTGCGTGATGGTGATGCTTTGCAATACACGGTTCCTGCAACGGCTAAAGTGATGTCGCGCGCGATTATCATGCCGAACCTTAAGCCACCTGTAATGGATGGTGCTCAAGCGCTCGCTTATCGTGAACGCATACTCGCTCACAGTAAGGGTTACCCACAATTTAACCCGTTAATGGTACTGTATCTCACAGATAATACGACACCAGAGCTAATTGCCGAAGCGGCTAAAACCGGCCATGTTGTCGCGGCTAAGCTATACCCTGCTGGCGCCACTACGAATTCTGATTCAGGTGTAACAGATCTTGCAAAACTTGAAGATATCGCACATGCCCTTGCCGATAACAATATGCCACTTTTGGTGCATGGCGAGGTAACAGATAACCATGTTGATATATTTGACCGCGAAAAGGCTTTCCTAGATGAGATTCTCGCACCTCTTGTGGCTAAAGTGCCAAAACTAAGATTAGTGGTTGAGCATATAACAACCAAGGACTCTGCTGATTTTGTTAAATCACAAGGTGATAATGTTGGCGCAACCATCACGGTTCAGCATTTAGCGTTTAACCGAAATCACATGCTGGTTGGTGGTATTCGCCCACACCTGTTCTGCTTGCCAATTCTGAAGCGTAACGTTCACCAGCAAGCCCTTCAAGATGCTGTGTCTAGCGGACACAACCGTTTCTTTTTGGGTACAGATTCTGCGCCTCATGCTCGTTCAGCAAAAGAAAATGCATGTGGTTGTGCCGGCTGCTTTAGCGCCTACGCGGCTATCGAATTATATGCTGAGATCTTTGAGGATTTAGGTGCCTTAGATAAGTTAGAAGCTTTCTCAAGCTTCAATGGCCCTGATTTTTATCAAATGCCTCGCAACCAAGATAAAATTACACTGATTAAAGAGTCATGGATTGCGCCAGAGACGATGGATTTTGCAGGGGATGTTATTGTGCCCCTAAGAGCCGGCGAAACCCTTAAATGGAAGGTTAAAAGTTAA